One window of the Haloarcula halobia genome contains the following:
- a CDS encoding DNA-binding protein gives MSGDPSEEELEELRQKKMEQLKEQQSEEGDAEAQQAAQEQAEAQKKAILRQHLSDGARKRLNTVKMSKPEIGEQVEQQIVSLARAGRLGEQIDEEKMKQLLSELTPDSKSFDIKRR, from the coding sequence ATGAGTGGCGACCCAAGCGAGGAAGAGCTCGAGGAACTCCGCCAGAAGAAGATGGAACAGCTCAAAGAGCAACAGAGCGAGGAGGGGGACGCCGAGGCCCAGCAGGCCGCCCAGGAGCAGGCCGAGGCCCAGAAGAAGGCCATCCTTCGCCAGCACCTCTCGGATGGCGCTCGGAAGCGACTGAACACCGTCAAGATGTCCAAGCCGGAGATCGGCGAGCAGGTCGAACAGCAGATCGTCTCCCTGGCCCGGGCCGGCCGCCTCGGCGAGCAGATCGACGAGGAGAAGATGAAACAGCTGCTCTCGGAGCTGACGCCGGACTCGAAGAGCTTCGACATCAAGCGCCGGTAG
- a CDS encoding DUF7411 family protein, with translation MRCGLLYSAGKDSTLAALLVERFYDVTLVSCTFGIVDPEPAREAAASVGFDHETVELDPAVAREAVDRMHDDGFPRNGIQQVHEHAVETVAAGEWTDALDAVADGTRRDDRVPTVERPFAQSVEDRFDVAYLAPLAGVGRGAIDAMAAASLDVETGPSDELQQGDYEVELRALLAEEYGADAVTSVFPEHTQSRVRGRT, from the coding sequence ATGCGCTGTGGGTTGCTGTACAGCGCGGGCAAGGACTCGACGCTCGCCGCCCTCCTGGTAGAGCGGTTCTACGACGTGACGCTCGTCAGTTGCACGTTCGGGATCGTCGACCCCGAACCAGCACGCGAGGCGGCCGCGAGCGTCGGCTTCGACCACGAGACGGTCGAACTGGACCCTGCCGTCGCCCGCGAGGCCGTCGACCGGATGCACGACGACGGCTTTCCGCGCAACGGCATCCAGCAGGTCCACGAGCACGCCGTCGAGACGGTCGCCGCCGGCGAGTGGACCGACGCGCTCGACGCCGTCGCCGACGGCACCCGCCGGGACGACCGCGTACCGACCGTCGAACGACCGTTCGCCCAGAGCGTCGAGGACCGCTTCGACGTGGCCTACCTGGCGCCGCTGGCGGGCGTCGGCCGCGGGGCCATCGACGCCATGGCCGCCGCCTCGCTCGACGTCGAGACGGGACCGAGCGACGAGCTGCAGCAGGGCGACTACGAGGTGGAACTGCGAGCGCTGCTCGCCGAGGAGTACGGCGCCGACGCCGTGACGTCGGTGTTCCCCGAGCACACCCAGTCGCGGGTCCGGGGCCGCACCTGA